A region from the Ciconia boyciana unplaced genomic scaffold, ASM3463844v1 HiC_scaffold_39, whole genome shotgun sequence genome encodes:
- the LOC140645854 gene encoding olfactory receptor 14A16-like: MSNSSSITQFLLLAFMDTRKELQLLHFWLFLGIYLAALLGNGLIITAVACDHCLHTPMYFFLFNLSLLDLASISSTIPKSMANTLWNTRAISYLGCATQVFFFLLFLSAEFCLLTIMAYDRYVAICKPLHYGTLLGSRACVHMAAAAWGSGFLHAVLHTVNTFALPLCHGYALDQFFCEIPQILKLSCSHSYLREVGLLVVIACLVLGCFVFIVLFYVQIFRAVLRIPSEQGRHKAFSTCLPHLAVVSLYVSTGTFAYLNPPSSSSPSLDLVVAVLYSVVPPAVNPLIYSMRNKDLRNALRKVFQYILL; encoded by the coding sequence atgtccaacagcagctccatcacccagttcctcctcctggcattcATGGACACACggaaggagctgcagctcttgcacttctggctcttcctgggcatctacctggcCGCCCTCCTGGGAAACGGCCTCATCATCACTGCTGTAGCCTGTGACCACTgcctccacacccccatgtacttcttcctaTTCAACCTTTCTCTCCTTGACTTGGCCTCCATCTCCAGCACTATCCCCAAATCCATGGCCAATACTCTCTGGAACACCAGGGCCATATCCTACTTGGGGTGTGCTACtcaggtatttttctttctgcttttcttgtcaGCAGAGTTTTGTCTTCTCACCATCATGGCCTATGATCGCTAtgttgccatctgcaaacccctgcactacgggaccctcctgggcagcagagcttgtgtccacatggcagcagctgcctggggcagtgggtttctccatgctgtgctgcacacgGTCAATACATTTGCACTACCCCTCTGCCATGGCTATGCCctggaccagttcttctgtgaaatcccccagatcctcaagctctcctgctcacacTCCTACCTCAGGGAAGTTGGGCTTCTTGTGGTTATTGCCTGTTTAGTGTtgggatgttttgttttcattgtgctgttctatgtgcagatcttcagggccgtgctgaggatcccctctgagcagggacggcacaaagccttttccacgtgcctccctcacctggccGTGGTCTCCCTATATGTCAGCACTGGCACATTTGCCTACCTGAACCCCCCCTCCAGctcttctccatccctggaTCTGGTGGTGGCAGTGCTGTACTCGGTGGTTCCTCCAGCAGTgaaccccctcatctacagcatgaggaacaaGGATCTCAGGAATGCCCTGAGGAAAGTGTTTCAATACATCCTACTGTAG